The nucleotide window CTGAAGCGTTAGCATGGTGGTTTCAGGATGACGGCTACCTTTTGAAAAAGGGAGGTATTGTTAAAAAAATCATCCTCTCAACAGATAACTTTTCCCCTACTGAAAATAATTTGTTAATTGAAATGATGAAGGATAAATTCAAATTACAATTCTCGCTTGATGGCCAAAATCGATTATGCATATACGACAAACGGCAAATCATGTATTTTTTTCACCTTGTAAAGGATTACTTACATCCTTCAATGATGAGAAAGCAGATACCTACTTGTTCAGAAACAGGTTTAATTTTTCCACATAAAAAACGGACATCAGTATATCTTCCCATTAAACTTCAGAAACCCACAAAGGAAATTAAAGAGCTGATCCACTCTATAACACCAGAAATATTCATCAAAATATGGTTCGAAGATTATCAGCTTATTACCCCTAATCATTTAGAATGGCAATTTGCACATCAAGTAACTTTAACTAATGAAGAACTATTAAAAATCTCTTCCATTCAAAGAGAAACAGGAATTACAATGAGTGAGATTTTGTCTATTTCAATCATTGAAGCAAGAAAAAAAGGCCTGTCCAGTGGACAAACCTCTTAAGGTAAAAATTAACGAAGAAGTTGAAGAACTCCTTGTGGCTGTTGGTTTGCTTGAGCCAACATAGCTTGTGCTGCTTGAGAAAGAATTGAATTCTTAGTTTGTTCCATCATTTCTTTCGCCATCGTGCGAACATTTGCTTTCACAAATGACCAGACTATATCTTCACCCTCTAATAAACTAGTAGGGGTCGGGCACTTCGGATTCGCAATGCTGATGGTCATTGCTTCACCTATGGATTTCATCATCATAGCTACCGCCTTAGATGGTTTATCCTAGTCGTTGAACCTTCTCCACTCTTTCGAGCCAGGAGCTTGGCTGCTGATTGCCCAATCTTTTCTTTTTTCAAGCCATCACGCCTGCCGTTTCCGGCTACGTTGTGGCAAGAAAAGCTATAAGGGGTTTCCAGCAATTCACCCGATCATGATCTCTGGCCGTTACCAGCCAGGACGACTGTGCTTGTCACTGCTCTTAAGCAGCTAAAGCATAATCAACGTCACGTACACGTGATTCTGCAGCAGTTAAGTTTTCAGAAGAAGTGTTCAGGTTGTTGATTGTATGTTCTAAACGGTTTTGAGTCGCACCTAATTTTGCTCGCTCAGTTGATACTGTTTCAATTGCAGTATCGATT belongs to Mesobacillus sp. AQ2 and includes:
- a CDS encoding endonuclease, coding for MNEFHDILKYIPVYQLGLINGKLLGDGSLTIEINKSPRLRFQHRYKDKDWCFYCYRSLKDFVPLTQPKYKRDKDSRVSIGFSESVYVQSKTSVVFNYLKEKWYKGRVKVIPIDILQLTLTPEALAWWFQDDGYLLKKGGIVKKIILSTDNFSPTENNLLIEMMKDKFKLQFSLDGQNRLCIYDKRQIMYFFHLVKDYLHPSMMRKQIPTCSETGLIFPHKKRTSVYLPIKLQKPTKEIKELIHSITPEIFIKIWFEDYQLITPNHLEWQFAHQVTLTNEELLKISSIQRETGITMSEILSISIIEARKKGLSSGQTS